In Pseudomonas sp. R76, one genomic interval encodes:
- a CDS encoding winged helix-turn-helix domain-containing protein: MHTPTVSVNEEQKGAVIAEDKRWNTRALIVDDDLPIRELLIDYLARFNILAIGVTDGTAMRTAMRTAMQAETFDVVVLDLMLPGEDGLSLCRWLRTESDIPILMLTARCEPTDRIIGLELGADDYMSKPFEPRELVARIQTILRRVRDDRTEQRANIRFDNWRLNSVLRQLVADDGLVVPLSNAEFRLLWVFIERPRRVLSREQLLDAARGRSIEAFDRSIDLLVSRLRQKLGDDPKAPQLIKTVRGEGYLFDARDIG; encoded by the coding sequence ATGCATACCCCTACCGTCTCTGTAAACGAAGAGCAAAAAGGCGCGGTGATCGCCGAAGACAAGCGCTGGAACACCCGCGCGTTGATCGTCGATGACGACCTGCCGATCCGTGAACTGCTGATCGACTACCTGGCCCGCTTCAATATTCTCGCCATCGGCGTCACCGACGGCACGGCCATGCGCACGGCCATGCGCACGGCCATGCAAGCCGAAACCTTTGATGTGGTGGTGCTCGACCTGATGCTGCCGGGCGAAGACGGCCTGTCGCTGTGCCGCTGGCTGCGCACCGAGTCGGACATCCCGATCCTGATGCTCACCGCGCGCTGCGAACCCACCGACCGCATCATCGGCCTGGAGCTGGGCGCCGATGATTACATGTCCAAACCCTTCGAACCGCGCGAGCTGGTGGCACGTATCCAGACCATCCTGCGCCGGGTGCGCGATGACCGTACCGAGCAGCGCGCCAACATCCGTTTCGACAACTGGCGCCTCAACAGCGTGCTGCGCCAGCTGGTCGCGGACGATGGCCTGGTGGTGCCGCTGTCGAATGCCGAGTTTCGGTTGCTGTGGGTGTTTATCGAACGCCCGCGCCGCGTGCTGAGCCGCGAGCAATTGCTGGATGCCGCCCGTGGCCGCTCCATCGAAGCGTTTGATCGCAGCATCGACTTGCTGGTGTCGCGCCTGCGCCAGAAACTGGGAGATGACCCGAAAGCACCGCAGCTGATCAAAACCGTGCGCGGCGAAGGCTACCTGTTCGACGCCCGGGATATCGGCTGA
- a CDS encoding sensor histidine kinase, with protein sequence MRNAFNTLFGRLFGVLLVAIVLAHALAFFWFHHYGPPPQPPQETFVEQPDGTMKPLPRHHRSWFGGPVVPLTFQFISLIIAAWYGAKLLSRPIQRLSAAAERLSLDLDSPPLNESGPREARQAASTFNLMQKRIREQVSQRARMLGAVSHDLRTPLSRLKLRLEQIEDTKLQGQMRQDLDDMIGMLDATLSYLHEQRTSETRHWLDVQALVESLSENAQDQGSDVQFSGTCAPLQVQPMALRSCLNNLIDNALRYAGTARVELADSRGALVIRVIDHGPGIAPDKREAVFEPFFRLEGSRNRNSGGVGLGMTISKEAVERLGGHLSLEETPGGGLTAVMWLPRA encoded by the coding sequence ATGCGCAACGCCTTCAATACGCTGTTCGGCAGGCTGTTCGGCGTATTGCTGGTGGCTATTGTGCTGGCCCATGCGCTGGCGTTCTTCTGGTTTCACCATTACGGCCCACCGCCACAGCCGCCGCAGGAAACCTTCGTCGAGCAGCCGGACGGCACTATGAAGCCCCTGCCCCGGCATCATCGCTCCTGGTTTGGTGGCCCGGTGGTGCCGCTGACCTTTCAGTTTATTTCGCTGATCATCGCCGCCTGGTACGGCGCCAAACTGCTGAGCCGGCCGATACAGCGCCTGAGTGCGGCCGCCGAACGCCTGAGCCTCGACCTCGACAGCCCGCCGCTGAATGAGTCCGGGCCACGGGAGGCGCGCCAGGCAGCGTCAACGTTCAACCTGATGCAAAAGCGCATCCGCGAACAAGTCAGCCAGCGCGCGCGCATGCTTGGCGCGGTGTCCCATGACCTGCGCACCCCGCTGTCGCGCCTCAAGCTGCGCCTGGAACAGATCGAAGACACCAAACTGCAAGGCCAGATGCGCCAGGACCTGGACGACATGATCGGCATGCTCGACGCCACCCTCAGCTACCTGCATGAACAGCGCACCAGCGAAACGCGGCATTGGCTCGACGTGCAGGCGCTGGTCGAATCCCTGAGCGAAAACGCCCAGGACCAGGGCTCTGATGTGCAGTTCTCCGGCACCTGCGCGCCGTTGCAGGTGCAACCGATGGCGCTGCGTTCCTGCCTGAACAACTTGATCGACAACGCCCTGCGTTATGCCGGAACCGCGCGTGTTGAGTTGGCTGACAGCCGTGGGGCGCTGGTTATTCGGGTGATCGACCATGGCCCCGGCATTGCGCCGGATAAGCGTGAGGCGGTGTTCGAACCCTTCTTTCGCCTGGAAGGCTCGCGTAACCGCAACTCCGGCGGCGTCGGCCTCGGCATGACGATTTCCAAGGAGGCCGTGGAGCGTCTCGGCGGGCACCTGAGCCTGGAAGAAACCCCGGGCGGCGGCTTGACCGCCGTGATGTGGTTGCCGAGGGCTTAA
- a CDS encoding methyl-accepting chemotaxis protein codes for MVSGLQAGIEQLASSAQSLSSVTEQTNVEVSSQKEETEQVATAMNQMTATVHDVARNAEEAAQAAQTADDKVDSGQQVVRQSLHRIELLATSSTSASASIESLSAEIQNIGTVLGVIKSVAEQTNLLALNAAIEAARAGEQGRGFAVVADEVRALAKRTQQSTEEIERLVSTLRNAAQSSVQQIQQSGELVKLAVSDAL; via the coding sequence ATGGTCAGCGGGCTGCAGGCCGGCATTGAGCAATTGGCCAGTTCGGCGCAATCACTGTCCAGTGTCACCGAACAGACCAATGTCGAGGTCAGCAGCCAGAAAGAAGAAACCGAGCAGGTTGCCACGGCGATGAACCAGATGACCGCCACGGTGCATGACGTGGCGCGCAACGCCGAAGAGGCCGCGCAAGCCGCGCAGACCGCCGATGACAAAGTCGACAGCGGCCAGCAGGTGGTGCGTCAAAGCCTGCACCGCATTGAATTGCTCGCCACCTCCAGCACCAGTGCCAGCGCAAGTATCGAAAGCCTGAGCGCGGAAATCCAGAATATCGGCACCGTGCTGGGCGTGATCAAAAGCGTGGCTGAACAAACCAATTTGCTCGCCCTCAACGCCGCTATCGAAGCGGCCCGCGCCGGCGAGCAAGGCCGAGGTTTCGCGGTGGTGGCCGATGAAGTCCGGGCGCTGGCCAAGCGCACACAGCAATCGACCGAGGAAATCGAGCGCCTGGTCAGTACGTTGCGCAACGCGGCGCAGTCGTCAGTGCAGCAGATCCAGCAAAGTGGCGAGTTGGTGAAGCTGGCGGTCAGCGATGCACTGTAA
- the pyrF gene encoding orotidine-5'-phosphate decarboxylase produces MSVCQTPIIVALDYPTRDAALKLADQLDPALCRVKVGKELFTSCAAEIVGTLRDKGFEVFLDLKFHDIPNTTAMAVKAAAEMGVWMVNVHCSGGLRMMSACREVLEQRNGPKPLLIGVTVLTSMEREDLAGIGLDIEPQEQVLRLAALAQKAGLDGLVCSALEAQALKTAHPSLQLVTPGIRPAGSAQDDQRRILTPRQALDAGSDYLVIGRPISQAADPAKALAAVVAEIA; encoded by the coding sequence ATGTCCGTTTGCCAGACGCCTATCATCGTCGCCCTGGATTACCCCACTCGTGACGCCGCACTGAAGCTGGCTGACCAGTTGGACCCCGCGCTTTGCCGGGTCAAAGTCGGCAAGGAACTGTTCACCAGTTGCGCCGCCGAAATCGTCGGCACCTTGCGTGACAAAGGCTTCGAAGTATTTCTCGACCTGAAATTCCACGACATCCCCAACACCACTGCCATGGCGGTTAAAGCCGCTGCGGAAATGGGCGTGTGGATGGTCAACGTGCATTGCTCCGGTGGCCTGCGCATGATGAGCGCCTGCCGCGAAGTGCTGGAGCAGCGCAACGGCCCCAAACCGCTGCTGATTGGGGTGACCGTGCTGACCAGCATGGAGCGCGAAGACCTGGCCGGCATCGGCCTGGATATCGAGCCTCAGGAGCAGGTTTTGCGTTTGGCCGCGTTGGCGCAGAAAGCTGGCCTGGATGGCCTGGTCTGCTCGGCACTGGAAGCCCAGGCGCTGAAGACTGCGCACCCGTCGCTGCAGCTGGTGACTCCAGGGATTCGCCCGGCGGGCAGCGCGCAGGATGACCAGCGCCGCATCCTGACCCCGCGTCAGGCCCTGGACGCAGGTTCGGATTACCTGGTGATCGGTCGCCCGATCAGCCAGGCGGCCGATCCGGCGAAAGCGTTGGCAGCTGTCGTCGCCGAAATCGCCTGA
- a CDS encoding alpha/beta fold hydrolase, translating into MPVAVIDGQPLHYVDQGTGPVVLLGSSYLWGREMWAPQIEALSQQYRVIVPELWGHGESGPLPAHTHSLDDLARQTLALLDQLDIAHINLVGLSVGGMWGARLALLAPERINSLVLMDTYLGAEPEATRQYYFSLFKMIEDAGAIPEPLLDVVAPIFFRPTIDRESALYQDFRSALQAFPKERLQQSIVPLGRLIFSRADILDQLPRLDTDTTLVMCGEQDKPRPPAESKEMADLIGCSLTLVPEAGHISSRENPDFVNEALLTFLANHA; encoded by the coding sequence ATGCCTGTTGCCGTGATTGATGGACAACCGCTGCACTACGTCGACCAGGGCACCGGCCCGGTCGTCCTGCTGGGTTCGAGTTACTTGTGGGGCCGCGAGATGTGGGCGCCGCAAATTGAAGCTTTGTCGCAACAGTACCGGGTGATCGTCCCCGAACTGTGGGGCCACGGCGAATCCGGCCCGCTGCCGGCGCACACCCACTCCCTGGACGACCTCGCACGCCAGACCCTCGCGCTGCTGGATCAGTTGGATATCGCCCACATCAATCTGGTCGGCCTGTCGGTTGGCGGCATGTGGGGCGCGCGCCTTGCACTGCTGGCACCTGAGCGCATCAACAGCCTGGTGCTGATGGACACCTACCTCGGCGCCGAGCCCGAGGCTACCCGCCAATACTACTTCTCGCTGTTCAAGATGATCGAAGACGCCGGCGCCATCCCCGAGCCGTTGCTGGATGTGGTTGCACCGATCTTCTTCCGCCCGACGATTGATCGTGAATCAGCGCTGTATCAGGATTTCCGCAGCGCGTTGCAGGCGTTTCCCAAGGAACGCCTGCAGCAAAGCATCGTGCCGCTGGGCCGCCTGATCTTCAGCCGCGCCGACATCCTCGACCAACTGCCGCGCCTGGACACCGACACCACGCTGGTCATGTGTGGCGAACAGGACAAGCCTCGGCCGCCCGCCGAATCCAAGGAAATGGCCGATCTGATCGGGTGCAGCCTGACGCTGGTTCCAGAAGCGGGGCATATTTCTTCTCGAGAAAACCCGGACTTCGTCAATGAAGCGCTGCTGACCTTCCTCGCCAACCACGCCTGA
- a CDS encoding NADP-dependent oxidoreductase, translating to MTAQTNRQFLLAKRPVGAATRDTFTYQEVPVGTPAEGQVLVRNEYLSLDPAMRGWMNEGKSYIPPVGIGEVMRALGVGKVIASNTPKFAVGDYVNGALGVQDYFLGEPRGFYKVDPKLAPLPRYLSALGMTGMTAYFALLDTGAPKAGETVVISGAAGAVGSIAGQIAKLKGCRVVGIAGGADKCKFLVDELGFDAAIDYKSEDVPAALKRECPKGVDVYFDNVGGDILDAVLSRLALKARVVICGAISQYNNKEAVKGPANYLSLLVNRARMEGFVVMDHAANFAAAGQEMAGWMAQGKLKSKEDIVEGLETFPETLMKLFNGENFGKLILKVS from the coding sequence ATGACTGCCCAGACCAATCGCCAGTTCCTGCTCGCCAAACGCCCGGTCGGCGCGGCCACGCGGGACACTTTCACCTACCAGGAAGTGCCGGTGGGCACGCCGGCAGAGGGGCAAGTGCTGGTGCGCAATGAATACCTGTCGCTGGACCCGGCGATGCGCGGCTGGATGAACGAAGGCAAATCCTACATTCCGCCCGTCGGCATTGGCGAAGTGATGCGCGCGCTGGGTGTAGGCAAGGTGATTGCCTCCAACACCCCGAAATTCGCGGTCGGCGACTACGTGAACGGTGCGCTGGGCGTGCAGGATTATTTCCTCGGCGAGCCGCGTGGCTTCTATAAGGTCGACCCCAAGCTCGCGCCCTTGCCGCGCTACCTGTCGGCCCTCGGCATGACCGGCATGACCGCCTACTTCGCCCTGCTCGACACCGGCGCACCCAAGGCGGGCGAAACCGTGGTGATCTCCGGCGCTGCCGGTGCGGTCGGCAGCATTGCCGGGCAGATCGCCAAGCTCAAGGGTTGCCGCGTGGTGGGCATTGCCGGCGGCGCCGACAAATGCAAGTTCCTGGTAGACGAATTGGGCTTTGACGCAGCCATCGACTACAAAAGCGAAGACGTACCCGCCGCCCTCAAGCGCGAATGCCCCAAAGGCGTGGATGTGTATTTCGATAACGTCGGCGGCGACATCCTCGACGCCGTGCTCAGCCGCCTGGCATTGAAGGCGCGGGTGGTGATTTGCGGTGCCATTAGCCAGTACAACAATAAAGAAGCGGTGAAAGGCCCAGCCAACTACTTGTCATTGCTGGTCAATCGCGCGCGCATGGAAGGCTTTGTGGTGATGGACCATGCGGCGAATTTTGCCGCGGCCGGGCAAGAGATGGCCGGCTGGATGGCGCAGGGCAAGCTCAAGAGCAAGGAAGACATTGTCGAGGGGCTGGAAACGTTCCCGGAGACGCTGATGAAATTGTTCAACGGTGAGAACTTTGGGAAGCTGATTCTAAAAGTCAGCTGA
- a CDS encoding aminotransferase-like domain-containing protein — MDLGIDRQALVPVVQQIVSAVAQWIRNSGASPGTRLPSIRQLALDNLLSQSSVLEAFERMVAQGLLEAKQGAGFVVAQPPVSLESQWYEGAELGWGAYVEGPLGELKLGCGWLPDAWRESDDICYAIREISRTDTVALFNYSTPLGLPVLREQLLKRLTQMKVVTHLDCILTTHGASHAQDLLIRTLLKAGDTVVVETPGYANLYRQLERHGVKLLEVPRVVGGPDIPVLETLLQSHRPKCLFINCLYHNPTGTSLCRGVAERLLQLAHSEDFLIVEEDVYGDLQHASCTRLSALPHEGRVIYISSFSKTLSSALRVGYLSASAALVTQMATLKTLTGIGTSRFAEAVVATLLANGTYRKWVQRLRKRLNTQMAATLQVLEDEEWEVFAVPAGGMFVWARPGVGDRSRLQACARRLCVLLSPGALFSPKGEHSDWLRINVAYAADQRALALFRAMGPARSTSTILKTTSV, encoded by the coding sequence ATGGATTTAGGCATCGATCGACAAGCCCTTGTACCGGTGGTGCAGCAAATCGTCAGTGCGGTGGCGCAATGGATTCGCAACAGCGGCGCGAGCCCCGGCACGCGCTTGCCGTCCATCCGGCAATTGGCCCTTGATAACCTGCTCAGTCAATCCAGCGTGCTCGAAGCCTTCGAACGTATGGTGGCCCAAGGGTTATTGGAGGCAAAACAGGGCGCGGGATTTGTTGTGGCTCAACCGCCGGTTTCCCTGGAGAGCCAATGGTATGAAGGTGCGGAGCTGGGCTGGGGCGCCTATGTCGAGGGGCCTTTGGGCGAATTGAAGCTGGGCTGCGGCTGGTTGCCGGACGCTTGGCGAGAAAGCGATGACATCTGTTACGCCATCCGCGAGATCAGCCGCACCGATACCGTCGCCCTGTTCAACTACAGCACGCCGCTGGGGTTGCCGGTGTTACGCGAACAATTGCTCAAGCGGCTGACCCAGATGAAGGTGGTCACCCACCTCGATTGCATCCTCACCACCCACGGCGCCAGCCATGCACAGGACCTGTTGATACGCACATTGCTAAAGGCCGGCGATACGGTGGTGGTCGAGACGCCCGGCTATGCCAACCTCTACAGGCAGTTGGAACGCCACGGCGTCAAGCTGCTGGAAGTGCCACGCGTCGTGGGTGGCCCGGACATCCCGGTGCTGGAGACGCTGCTGCAAAGCCATCGCCCCAAGTGCCTGTTCATCAATTGCCTGTATCACAACCCCACCGGCACCAGCCTGTGCCGCGGGGTGGCGGAACGTCTGTTACAACTGGCGCACAGCGAAGATTTCCTGATCGTCGAAGAAGACGTCTACGGCGACTTGCAGCACGCCAGCTGCACACGGTTGTCGGCGCTGCCCCATGAAGGGCGGGTGATCTATATCTCGAGTTTCTCCAAAACCCTCAGCAGTGCCCTGCGGGTGGGGTATCTGAGCGCCAGTGCAGCGCTTGTCACGCAGATGGCCACGCTCAAGACGTTGACGGGCATCGGCACCTCGCGGTTTGCCGAAGCGGTGGTGGCTACGCTATTGGCCAATGGCACTTATCGCAAATGGGTGCAGCGCCTGCGCAAGCGTTTGAACACGCAAATGGCTGCGACCTTGCAGGTGCTGGAGGACGAAGAGTGGGAGGTGTTTGCCGTGCCCGCCGGGGGCATGTTTGTGTGGGCGCGGCCTGGCGTCGGTGACCGTTCGCGGTTGCAGGCGTGCGCCCGGCGCTTGTGTGTATTGCTGTCGCCGGGGGCGCTGTTCAGTCCCAAAGGCGAACACAGTGACTGGCTGCGCATCAATGTGGCCTATGCTGCTGATCAGCGGGCGTTGGCGCTGTTCCGTGCGATGGGGCCTGCCAGATCGACCTCGACCATTCTGAAAACGACGAGCGTGTAG
- a CDS encoding SDR family oxidoreductase, which translates to MSMTFSGQVALVTGAAAGIGRATALAFAAEGLKVVVADLDVAGGEGTVALIQQAGGEAIFVRCNVTLEADVQQLMAQTVAAYGRLDYAFNNAGIEIEKGKLADGSLDEFDAIMGVNVKGVWLCMKYQLPLLLAQGGGAIVNTASVAGLGAAPKMSIYAASKHAVIGLTKSAAIEYAKKKIRVNAVCPAVIDTDMFRRAYEADPRKAEFAAAMHPVGRIGKVEEIASAVLYLCSDGAAFTTGQALAVDGGATAI; encoded by the coding sequence ATGAGCATGACGTTTTCCGGCCAGGTCGCCCTGGTAACTGGCGCCGCCGCGGGTATTGGTCGCGCCACCGCGCTGGCGTTCGCCGCAGAAGGCTTGAAAGTAGTGGTTGCCGACCTGGATGTGGCGGGCGGCGAGGGCACGGTTGCGCTGATTCAGCAGGCCGGTGGCGAGGCGATTTTTGTGCGCTGCAACGTCACGCTGGAGGCTGATGTGCAGCAATTGATGGCACAGACCGTCGCCGCCTATGGGCGCCTCGACTATGCCTTCAACAACGCCGGCATCGAGATTGAAAAGGGCAAGCTGGCCGACGGCAGCCTGGATGAGTTCGACGCGATCATGGGCGTTAACGTCAAAGGCGTGTGGCTCTGCATGAAGTACCAGTTGCCGCTGCTGCTGGCCCAGGGCGGCGGGGCGATCGTCAACACGGCGTCGGTGGCAGGGTTGGGGGCGGCGCCGAAGATGAGCATTTATGCGGCGTCCAAACACGCTGTCATCGGCCTGACCAAGTCGGCAGCCATTGAGTACGCGAAGAAGAAAATTCGTGTGAATGCGGTATGCCCTGCAGTGATCGACACCGACATGTTCCGCCGAGCCTATGAAGCCGACCCGCGCAAAGCCGAATTTGCGGCGGCCATGCACCCGGTCGGGCGCATTGGCAAGGTGGAGGAAATCGCCAGTGCCGTGCTGTACCTGTGCAGCGACGGTGCAGCGTTCACCACGGGGCAGGCGCTGGCGGTGGACGGTGGTGCGACGGCTATCTAG